From the Kogia breviceps isolate mKogBre1 chromosome 15, mKogBre1 haplotype 1, whole genome shotgun sequence genome, one window contains:
- the TMEM233 gene encoding transmembrane protein 233 isoform X1 produces the protein MSQHAPSSDFKRALDSSPEANTEDDKTEEDVPMPKNYLWLAIVSCFCPAYPINIVALVFSIMELRANPTRRARSAREVLTLLTGAAGRALSRDNPCSELPPSAHPPHLTELSSRRPGRVRIQLSKGQEPPPPRPRFKPALTCPWVVPYSLRGYARRPRLHAQLALSQTPFVGCLHQHSSVQPLKF, from the exons ATGTCTCAGCACGCTCCCAGCTCGGACTTCAAGAGGGCTTTGGACAGCAGCCCCGAGGCCAACACTGAGGATGACAAGACCGAGGAGGACGTGCCCATGCCCAAGAACTACCTGTGGCTCGCCATCGTCTCGTGTTTTTGCCCCGCGTACCCCATCAACATCGTGGCTTTAGTCTTCTCCATCATG GAGCTCCGTGCGAACCCCACCAGGAGGGCAAGGAGCGCCCGCGAGGTCCTAACCTTATTGACTGGAGCAGCTGGCCGGGCACTGTCCCGGGACAACCCTTGCAGCGAGCTCCCTCCCTCCGCCCACCCACCTCACCTGACCGAACTCTCCAGCCGCAGACCCGGGAGAGTCCGGATTCAGCTCAGTAAAGGTCAAGAGccgccgcccccccgcccccgcttcaAGCCCGCCCTCACTTGCCCGTGGGTGGTTCCGTATTCGCTTCGTGGGTACGCACGAAGACCTCGTTTGCACGCGCAGCTTGCCCTCTCTCAGACCCCGTTTGTAGGCTGTCTGCACCAACATTCGAGCGTTCAGCCGCTGAAGTtctga
- the LOC136792661 gene encoding uncharacterized protein isoform X3 gives MAWGPSESGGGGAPGAAKKGLRAKSPRQCRALGRPSTGGAKSGAQAARSGHGVCCPLRGGRALRLQKTGGEESDERPGMSEEAGREAGKSKEEPPRDGENAPRALLEEVESGPGGGLVRALRATGSAVAALMAAGRARERLTDNLR, from the exons ATGGCCTGGGGACCCTCAGAGAGCGGCGGAGGCGGCGCTCCGGGCGCGGCAAAGAAAGGACTCCGTGCTAAAAGTCCGAGGCAGTGCCGCGCGCTGGGGAGGCCGAGCACCGGCGGGGCAAAGAGCGGCGCACAGGCGGCGCGCTCAGGGCACGGGGTGTGCTGCCCCCTGCGAGGCGGGCGCGCTTTGAGGCTCCAGAAAACGGGTGGAGAAGAATCGGATGAGCGCCCAGGAATGTCGGAGGAGGCCGGCAGAGAAGCGGGCAAGTCCAAGGAAGAACCTCCCCGGGACGGAGAAAATGCACCACGGGCACTGCTGGAAGAAGTGGAAAGCGGGCCTGGGGGAGGCTTGGTCCGGGCCCTGAGAGCCACAGGGAGCGCAGTGGCGGCGCTGATGGCTGCGGGGAGAGCCCGAGaaag gttAACTGACAACCTGAGATAG
- the LOC136792661 gene encoding uncharacterized protein isoform X2: MAWGPSESGGGGAPGAAKKGLRAKSPRQCRALGRPSTGGAKSGAQAARSGHGVCCPLRGGRALRLQKTGGEESDERPGMSEEAGREAGKSKEEPPRDGENAPRALLEEVESGPGGGLVRALRATGSAVAALMAAGRARERVPCAEALHPALQTRVPRAKRLCPTPGVPCAEVLHTTPEFRTAAVGHVRKCHARHLGLERPELQKPVL; encoded by the exons ATGGCCTGGGGACCCTCAGAGAGCGGCGGAGGCGGCGCTCCGGGCGCGGCAAAGAAAGGACTCCGTGCTAAAAGTCCGAGGCAGTGCCGCGCGCTGGGGAGGCCGAGCACCGGCGGGGCAAAGAGCGGCGCACAGGCGGCGCGCTCAGGGCACGGGGTGTGCTGCCCCCTGCGAGGCGGGCGCGCTTTGAGGCTCCAGAAAACGGGTGGAGAAGAATCGGATGAGCGCCCAGGAATGTCGGAGGAGGCCGGCAGAGAAGCGGGCAAGTCCAAGGAAGAACCTCCCCGGGACGGAGAAAATGCACCACGGGCACTGCTGGAAGAAGTGGAAAGCGGGCCTGGGGGAGGCTTGGTCCGGGCCCTGAGAGCCACAGGGAGCGCAGTGGCGGCGCTGATGGCTGCGGGGAGAGCCCGAGaaag GGTACCATGTGCAGAGGCCTTgcacccggcacttcagaccagagttcctagAGCGAAAAGGCTGTGCCCAACACCTGGCGTACCGTGTGCAGAAGTGCTGCACACGACACCCGAATTCAGGACGGCGGCAGTGGGACACGTGCGGAAATGCCACGCTCGGCACTTGGGTCTGGAGCGCCCTGAGCTGCAGAAGCCAGTCCTGTGA
- the LOC136792661 gene encoding uncharacterized protein isoform X1 — MREGLRHAGAERVKGYHVQRPCTRHFRPEFLERKGCAQHLAYRVQKCCTRHPNSGRRQWDTCGNATLGTWVWSALSCRSQSCESPSKTWTYVAHSKRDPPDPEALSGTAPVVQGLTDQGLIRPGQWASNNSILPVKKPRRENWMAQDLAEINEAAEDTQPVVPYPYILLTTLPSTRTWYSVLHLKDAFFCIPLAPESQEFFAFERQDPNSQRKPILLDSPAPGVQKIHPPSLGTF; from the exons ATGAGAGAGGGACTACGACATGCTGGGGCAGAAAGAGTAAAAG GGTACCATGTGCAGAGGCCTTgcacccggcacttcagaccagagttcctagAGCGAAAAGGCTGTGCCCAACACCTGGCGTACCGTGTGCAGAAGTGCTGCACACGACACCCGAATTCAGGACGGCGGCAGTGGGACACGTGCGGAAATGCCACGCTCGGCACTTGGGTCTGGAGCGCCCTGAGCTGCAGAAGCCAGTCCTGTGAGAGTCCTTCTAAAACCTGGACATACGTGGCCCACAGCAAACGGGACCCTCCCGATCCGGAGGCCTTGTCGGGCACAGCCCCTGTCGTACAGGGCCTAACTGACCAGGGCCTTATTAGACCAGGCCAATGGGCCAGTAACAACTCCATTCTCCCTGTGAAGAAGCCCAGGCGGGAAAACTGGATGGCACAGGACCTCGCGGAAATCAATGAAGCCGCCGAGGATACGCAGCCAGTGGTCCCTTATCCCTACATCCTGCTGACCACGCTACCATCCACCAGGACCTGGTATTCTGTATTACATTTAAAAgatgccttcttctgtattccattagctCCAGAGTCGCAAGAATTTTTTGCTTTTGAGCGGCAGGACCCAAACTCACAACGAAAACCAATACTGCTAGACAGTCCTGCCCCAGGAGTTCAAAAAATTCACCCACCATCTTTGGGGACATTTTAG
- the TMEM233 gene encoding transmembrane protein 233 isoform X2, with protein MSQHAPSSDFKRALDSSPEANTEDDKTEEDVPMPKNYLWLAIVSCFCPAYPINIVALVFSIMVGAPCEPHQEGKERPRGPNLIDWSSWPGTVPGQPLQRAPSLRPPTSPDRTLQPQTRESPDSAQ; from the exons ATGTCTCAGCACGCTCCCAGCTCGGACTTCAAGAGGGCTTTGGACAGCAGCCCCGAGGCCAACACTGAGGATGACAAGACCGAGGAGGACGTGCCCATGCCCAAGAACTACCTGTGGCTCGCCATCGTCTCGTGTTTTTGCCCCGCGTACCCCATCAACATCGTGGCTTTAGTCTTCTCCATCATG GTAGGAGCTCCGTGCGAACCCCACCAGGAGGGCAAGGAGCGCCCGCGAGGTCCTAACCTTATTGACTGGAGCAGCTGGCCGGGCACTGTCCCGGGACAACCCTTGCAGCGAGCTCCCTCCCTCCGCCCACCCACCTCACCTGACCGAACTCTCCAGCCGCAGACCCGGGAGAGTCCGGATTCAGCTCAGTAA